A DNA window from Helianthus annuus cultivar XRQ/B chromosome 15, HanXRQr2.0-SUNRISE, whole genome shotgun sequence contains the following coding sequences:
- the LOC110910577 gene encoding cyclin-dependent kinase C-2, whose product MAIAAPGQLNTTESPTWGSRSVDCFEKLEQIGEGTYGQVYMAREIRTGEIVALKKIRMDNEREGFPITAIREIKILKKLHHENVIKLKEIVTSPGPEKDEQGRPDGNKYKGGIYMVFEYMDHDLTGLADRPGMRFTVPQIKCYMRQLLTGLHYCHVNQVLHRDIKGSNLLIDNEGNLKLADFGLARSFSNDHNGNLTNRVITLWYRPPELLLGTTKYGPAVDMWSVGCIFAELLHGKPIFPGKDEPEQISKIFELCGAPDEVNWPGVSKIPWYNNFKPTRPLKRRLREAFRHFDRHALELLEKMLTLDPSQRISAKDALDAEYFWIDPLPCDPKSLPKYEASHEFQTKKKRQQQRQHDEAAKRQKIQHQQQQHSRLPPAMQQPSGQPHGQMRQGPPMQQVAGGGPGHHYGKSRGGPSAGPSRYPQPSGGYNHHPNRPPPQAYGRGSGGNSGYAGPPNYSQGGGGGSSYGGAGGGRGNPMGGNRGQQYNSNSNNNNSWQ is encoded by the exons TCAAGTGTACATGGCTCGGGAAATCCGAACAGGGGAAATTGTTGCTTTGAAGAAGATACGGATGGACAATGAGAGAGAGGGG TTCCCCATAACTGCCATACGCGagattaaaattttaaagaagCTGCATCACGAGAATGTAATAAAGCTTAAAGAGATTGTTACTTCTCCAG GCCCTGAGAAAGATGAGCAAGGGAGGCCAG ACGGAAATAAATACAAGGGGGGAATTTACATGGTTTTTGAGTACATGGACCATGACCTAACAGGGCTTGCTGATCGTCCTGGGATGAGGTTTACGGTTCCACAGATTAAG TGTTATATGAGGCAGCTTTTGACGGGGCTTCACTACTGTCATGTAAATCAAGTACTTCATCGTGACATCAAAG GTTCCAATCTTCTAATAGACAATGAAGGAAATTTGAAGCTAGCAGATTTTGGGCTAGCGCGTTCATTTTCAAACGATCACAACGGGAATCTTACAAATCGTGTGATCACATTATGGTACAG ACCACCGGAGTTGCTGCTAGGGACCACAAAATATGGGCCAGCAGTGGACATGTGGTCGGTTGGGTGTATTTTTGCTGAGCTGCTTCATGGGAAGCCTATTTTTCCTGGCAAAGATGAG CCGGAGCAAATAAGTAAAATCTTTGAGCTGTGTGGAGCTCCTGATGAGGTAAACTGGCCTGGTGTTTCTAAGATTCCTTGGTACAACAACTTCAAGCCCACAAGACCTTTAAAGAGGCGCCTTAGAGAGGCCTTCAGGCA TTTTGATCGCCATGCTTTGGAGTTACTTGAGAAAATGCTCACTCTTGATCCGTCTCAG AGAATATCAGCCAAGGATGCACTTGATGCAGAATATTTTTGGATTGATCCGTTACCTTGTGATCCCAAGAG TTTACCTAAATATGAGGCTTCACATGAGTTCCAAACCAAGAAAAAGCGTCAGCAACAACGACAACATGATGAAGCCGCAAAGCGTCAGAAAATACAACACCAACAGCAGCAACACTCGCGTCTCCCACCAGCAATGCAGCAGCCGTCGGGTCAACCTCATGGTCAGATGAGGCAAGGGCCTCCGATGCAGCAGGTTGCAGGAGGCGGCCCTGGCCATCACTATGGCAAATCTCGTGGCGGGCCTTCAGCAGGGCCAAGCAGATACCCCCAGCCGTCTGGCGGATACAATCATCACCCTAATCGTCCTCCTCCACAAGCATATGGTCGGGGCAGTGGCGGTAACAGTGGCTATGCGGGTCCACCGAATTATTCTCAAGGGGGCGGCGGTGGCAgctcttacggtggggctggtgGTGGCCGTGGTAATCCAATGGGCGGAAATCGTGGCCAACAGTATAACAGCAATAGTAACAACAATAATAGTTGGCAATAG
- the LOC110910578 gene encoding NDR1/HIN1-like protein 6 codes for MGDHTTNKIHPVSEVNIKSVAPPPHASSSLRHHLRPPSPPPQMKAKRGFSCCKCLCWSLSILITLIIIIGATIGILYLVFKPKIPQYSVDRLTISQLTLNLDFSLYARFNVQITAINPNKKIGIYYQKGSRLSVWYKNTNLCQGSLPVFYQGHQNKTVLNVALAGQNQYGRTLLAAIQEQQQTGRIPLDLKVDVPVKIELGKLKLMKVRILGNCMLIVDSLSTNNKISIKATSCKFRLKL; via the coding sequence ATGGGAGACCACACAACAAACAAAATTCATCCTGTGTCCGAAGTGAACATCAAGAGTGTCGCGCCACCACCTCACGCGTCATCAAGTCTTCGCCACCACTTAAGACCGCCTTCGCCGCCACCACAAATGAAAGCCAAACGAGGTTTCTCGTGTTGCAAATGCTTATGTTGGTCACTAAGTATCCTCATAACGTTGATCATTATTATTGGAGCCACTATTGGCATCCTTTACCTTGTATTCAAACCAAAAATACCTCAATACTCCGTTGATCGCCTAACGATATCACAACTAACCCTCAACCTCGACTTCTCTCTCTACGCAAGATTTAACGTCCAGATAACCGCCATCAACCCAAACAAGAAAATCGGCATCTACTACCAAAAAGGGAGTCGTTTAAGCGTATGGTACAAAAACACCAACCTATGTCAAGGCTCGCTCCCCGTCTTCTACCAAGGCCACCAGAACAAAACCGTGCTAAATGTTGCTTTAGCGGGCCAAAACCAATACGGCCGGACATTACTGGCGGCGATACAAGAACAACAACAAACGGGCCGGATTCCGTTGGACCTAAAAGTGGATGTTCCGGTGAAGATTGAACTTGGAAAATTGAAATTAATGAAAGTAAGGATATTGGGGAATTGCATGTTGATAGTTGATAGTCTATCTACAAACAACAAGATTAGCATCAAGGCAACTAGTTGCAAGTTTAGGCTGAAATTATGA